One region of Micromonospora lupini genomic DNA includes:
- a CDS encoding YciI family protein, with product MRFDRHTVVLLVRPADPPDLPPEALDRVQSAHLAHQAGFVEQGLVLAAGPLLDADDCHLRGFVVFSISPEEVRGLYADDPAVRAGLLVARVTSWMVPEGTVRFESVPMPRSMLEAAAGD from the coding sequence ATGCGATTCGACAGGCACACGGTCGTCCTCCTGGTCCGACCGGCGGATCCGCCGGACCTGCCACCGGAGGCGCTCGACCGGGTGCAGAGCGCCCACCTGGCCCATCAGGCGGGGTTCGTGGAGCAGGGGCTGGTGCTGGCGGCCGGGCCGCTGCTTGACGCCGACGACTGCCACCTGCGGGGCTTCGTCGTGTTCTCGATCTCCCCGGAGGAGGTACGCGGGCTCTACGCCGACGATCCGGCCGTCCGCGCCGGCCTGCTCGTCGCACGGGTGACGAGTTGGATGGTGCCGGAGGGCACCGTGCGGTTCGAGAGCGTGCCGATGCCCCGGTCGATGCTTGAGGCTGCCGCGGGCGACTGA
- a CDS encoding FecCD family ABC transporter permease — protein MTTTQRPVPGPAGPAGSAGVDRARLPGRSLLRVGPLSLQIRRRAVLVATVLTVLLLLAMLLSLSLGTPYVAPADVLRALSGAGTPYDLVVLDLRLPRIVLAAVAGAAFGVAGTLIQSVARNPLASPDVIGITQGAGLAATVALTSGAAAVLVAPSALVGGLLAAVLLFALGARHGLAAQRFVLAGVAVAFAFRALTEVVMLTADPIDGLRAQIWLIGTLAGKGWTEAAWISGTLLVLLPVLAWAGWALNSTALDDDTARGVGLRPVARRIGLAGTGVLVAAMVTAQVGAVDFVALVAPQLARRLVRAERPPLVCAALLGALLLVLADLAGRRLLAPTQLPAGVLTAAIGGPYLIFLLLRGRQRSS, from the coding sequence GTGACGACCACCCAGCGCCCCGTCCCCGGCCCGGCAGGCCCCGCAGGCTCGGCAGGTGTCGACCGTGCCCGGCTGCCGGGGCGGTCGCTGCTGCGGGTCGGCCCGCTCAGCCTGCAGATCCGCCGCCGAGCGGTGCTGGTCGCCACCGTGCTGACCGTGCTGCTCCTGCTCGCGATGCTGCTCAGCCTCTCCCTCGGCACCCCGTACGTCGCCCCGGCCGACGTGCTGCGCGCGCTCTCCGGCGCCGGCACCCCGTACGACCTCGTCGTTCTTGATCTGCGGTTGCCCCGGATCGTGCTGGCCGCGGTGGCCGGGGCGGCCTTCGGCGTGGCCGGCACGCTGATCCAGAGCGTGGCGCGCAACCCCCTCGCCAGTCCGGACGTCATCGGCATCACCCAGGGCGCCGGCCTTGCCGCGACCGTGGCCCTGACCAGCGGCGCGGCGGCGGTGCTCGTGGCGCCAAGCGCGCTGGTCGGCGGCCTGCTGGCGGCGGTGCTGCTGTTCGCCCTCGGCGCCCGGCACGGCCTGGCCGCGCAGCGGTTCGTCCTCGCCGGCGTGGCTGTCGCGTTCGCCTTCCGGGCGCTCACCGAGGTGGTCATGCTCACCGCCGACCCGATCGACGGCCTGCGGGCGCAGATCTGGCTGATCGGCACCCTGGCCGGCAAGGGCTGGACCGAGGCCGCCTGGATCTCCGGCACCCTGCTGGTGCTGCTGCCGGTGCTGGCCTGGGCCGGCTGGGCTCTGAACAGCACCGCCCTGGACGACGACACCGCGCGCGGTGTCGGGCTGCGTCCGGTGGCCCGCCGGATCGGGCTCGCCGGCACCGGCGTGCTCGTCGCCGCGATGGTCACCGCGCAGGTCGGCGCCGTCGACTTCGTGGCGCTTGTCGCGCCGCAGCTGGCCCGCAGGCTGGTCCGCGCCGAACGGCCGCCGCTCGTCTGCGCCGCGCTGCTCGGCGCGCTGCTGCTCGTGCTGGCCGACCTGGCCGGCCGGCGGCTGCTCGCACCCACCCAACTGCCGGCCGGTGTGCTGACCGCCGCGATCGGCGGCCCGTACCTGATCTTCCTGTTGCTACGTGGACGGCAGCGGTCGTCGTGA
- a CDS encoding FecCD family ABC transporter permease — protein sequence MTALAARPTPARNRSGARTGRRVAVTAGAALVLLLAVLASFALGSRQLGVGAVWHALVAPDGSDASTIVRELRMPRTALGLAVGLALAVAGVLFQALTRNPLAEPRILGISAGASFGVVLAISVFGVGTLAGYVWFGIAGALVAGLLVFAIASRAREGASPVTLALVGAALDASLASGVYALLSIDARTFEEYRFWVVGGLAGRDLGVTAQVLPFVLVGLLLAALVARGLDALALGDDVARGLGHRIGLVRLTGGLAAVLLTGAAVAAAGPVAFVGLAVPHLARALVGADHRWTLAVSALLGPALLLGADVVGRLVAPPGEIPAGIITALIGAPLLAVLVRRARVVTA from the coding sequence GTGACCGCCCTCGCCGCCCGGCCGACGCCGGCCCGCAACCGGTCCGGTGCCCGTACCGGCCGACGGGTGGCCGTCACCGCCGGCGCCGCGCTGGTGCTGCTGCTCGCCGTGCTGGCGAGCTTCGCGCTGGGCAGCCGGCAGCTCGGTGTCGGTGCGGTCTGGCACGCCCTCGTCGCGCCGGACGGCAGCGACGCCAGCACGATCGTCCGGGAACTGCGCATGCCGCGCACCGCCCTGGGCCTCGCCGTCGGGCTCGCGCTCGCTGTGGCCGGAGTGCTGTTCCAGGCGCTCACCCGTAACCCCCTCGCCGAGCCTCGCATCCTCGGCATCAGCGCCGGCGCGTCGTTCGGCGTGGTGCTCGCCATCTCGGTCTTCGGCGTCGGCACGCTCGCCGGCTACGTGTGGTTCGGCATCGCCGGGGCGCTCGTTGCCGGGCTGCTGGTCTTCGCCATCGCCAGCCGGGCCCGCGAGGGCGCGAGCCCGGTCACCCTCGCGCTTGTCGGCGCGGCGCTCGACGCCAGCCTCGCCTCCGGGGTGTACGCGCTGCTCAGCATCGACGCCCGCACCTTCGAGGAGTACCGGTTCTGGGTGGTCGGCGGGTTGGCCGGCCGGGACCTCGGTGTCACCGCCCAGGTGCTGCCGTTCGTCCTCGTCGGGCTGCTGCTGGCGGCCCTGGTGGCTCGGGGCCTGGACGCGCTGGCTCTCGGCGACGACGTGGCCCGCGGCCTGGGCCACCGCATCGGGCTGGTCCGCCTCACCGGCGGCCTCGCCGCGGTGCTGCTCACCGGCGCCGCGGTGGCCGCCGCCGGGCCGGTCGCCTTCGTCGGGCTGGCCGTGCCGCACCTGGCCCGCGCCCTGGTCGGCGCGGACCACCGCTGGACCCTCGCCGTCTCCGCCCTGCTCGGGCCCGCGCTGCTGCTCGGCGCCGACGTCGTCGGCCGGCTCGTCGCCCCGCCCGGCGAGATACCGGCCGGGATCATCACCGCCCTGATCGGCGCGCCGCTGCTGGCCGTGCTTGTCCGCCGCGCCCGGGTGGTGACCGCGTGA
- a CDS encoding multicopper oxidase family protein, giving the protein MVTRRGLLGVGAAGGAAMLVPGGSTAAGRALVGPARLHAADIPKYVAPLRIPPAMPAVSTGPERDTYVIAVRQFRQQILPPSWPRTTVWGYGSTAHPGSFGYPAPSIVARVNHPVRVTWVNQLVDDRGDFLPHLLPVDPTLHWANPAGGNADRDQHGHRDGDPRGYRGPVPQVVHLHGGHSTQDSDGHAEAWYLPVARDLPSDFAVCGSAYDEFRSRFAERCGLRWAPGSATFEYANDQAPGTLWYHDHTLGVTAQNVYAGPAGFYLLGGAGDLPDGVLPGPGPAHDDPPDARYRDVPLMIQDRSFTADGDLLYPGGHASPGVGSTIVVNGRTWPSLTVQRRRYRFRLLNASNSRFLLLSVAAHATARPARPVLPIWQIGSDGGFLPEPVSHERVGLGPAQRVDAIVDFTDVPAGTELYLVNEGPDWAYRGGRPGVDFPPADPRTTGQVLRFVVTEATDPDASVPPEHLRLPARPRLPTADRVRRLSLNERMSGPSGSMMMLLGTLDERGRGRPMHWSDPVTEQPVLGATEVWEVRNFTRLVHPVHLHQAQFELLGRGHSGRVPPAPGERGWMDTVLAYPWEVTRIKARFDLPGRFAWHCHLLEHEDNEMMRPLIVLPGGGAAAGDGSAAGGPEASSSVSTDAG; this is encoded by the coding sequence ATGGTCACCAGACGAGGGCTGCTCGGCGTCGGTGCCGCAGGTGGCGCCGCGATGCTGGTCCCGGGGGGCTCCACGGCCGCGGGCCGCGCGCTCGTCGGGCCGGCGCGACTGCACGCCGCCGACATCCCGAAGTACGTCGCGCCGCTGCGGATCCCACCGGCCATGCCAGCGGTGTCGACAGGTCCGGAGCGGGACACGTACGTCATCGCGGTGCGGCAGTTCCGCCAGCAGATCCTGCCGCCGTCCTGGCCGCGTACGACGGTGTGGGGTTACGGCTCCACGGCCCATCCCGGCAGCTTCGGCTACCCGGCGCCCAGCATCGTGGCGCGGGTGAACCACCCGGTGCGGGTGACCTGGGTCAACCAGCTCGTCGACGACCGGGGTGACTTCCTGCCGCACCTGCTGCCGGTCGACCCCACCCTGCACTGGGCCAACCCGGCCGGCGGAAACGCGGACCGGGACCAGCACGGCCACCGCGACGGCGACCCGCGGGGCTACCGCGGGCCGGTGCCCCAGGTGGTGCACCTGCACGGCGGGCACAGCACGCAGGACAGCGACGGGCACGCCGAGGCGTGGTACCTGCCGGTGGCCCGCGACCTACCGTCCGACTTCGCCGTCTGCGGCAGCGCGTACGACGAGTTCCGGTCCCGCTTCGCCGAGCGTTGCGGCCTGCGCTGGGCGCCGGGCTCGGCCACCTTCGAGTACGCCAACGACCAGGCGCCCGGCACCCTCTGGTACCACGACCACACGTTGGGGGTCACCGCCCAGAACGTCTACGCCGGGCCGGCCGGGTTCTACCTGCTCGGCGGCGCCGGCGACCTGCCGGACGGGGTGCTGCCCGGCCCGGGGCCGGCGCACGACGACCCGCCGGACGCCCGGTACCGCGATGTTCCGCTGATGATCCAGGACCGGAGCTTCACCGCCGACGGCGACCTGCTCTACCCGGGCGGGCACGCGTCGCCAGGCGTCGGCTCGACAATCGTCGTCAACGGCCGCACCTGGCCCAGCCTCACGGTGCAGCGGCGGCGCTACCGGTTCCGCCTGCTCAACGCCTCCAACAGCCGCTTCCTGCTGCTGAGCGTGGCAGCCCACGCCACGGCGCGGCCGGCCCGCCCGGTATTGCCGATCTGGCAGATCGGCAGCGACGGCGGGTTCCTGCCCGAGCCGGTGTCACACGAACGCGTGGGCCTCGGCCCCGCCCAGCGGGTCGACGCCATCGTCGACTTCACCGACGTGCCCGCCGGCACCGAGCTGTACCTCGTCAACGAGGGGCCCGACTGGGCGTACCGCGGTGGCCGGCCCGGGGTGGACTTCCCGCCGGCCGACCCACGGACCACCGGCCAGGTGCTGCGCTTCGTGGTCACCGAGGCGACCGACCCGGATGCGAGCGTGCCGCCGGAGCACCTGCGGCTGCCGGCGCGTCCTCGGCTGCCGACTGCCGACCGGGTCCGGCGGTTGTCGCTCAACGAGCGGATGTCCGGCCCGTCGGGGTCGATGATGATGCTGCTCGGCACCCTCGACGAGCGTGGTCGGGGTCGGCCGATGCACTGGAGTGATCCGGTGACCGAGCAGCCCGTCCTGGGCGCCACCGAGGTGTGGGAGGTGCGCAACTTCACCCGACTCGTCCACCCGGTCCACCTGCACCAGGCCCAGTTCGAGCTGCTCGGCCGCGGGCACTCGGGCCGGGTACCGCCGGCTCCGGGGGAGCGGGGGTGGATGGACACGGTGCTCGCGTACCCGTGGGAGGTGACCCGGATCAAGGCGCGCTTCGACCTGCCGGGCCGCTTCGCCTGGCACTGTCACCTGCTGGAGCACGAGGACAACGAGATGATGCGGCCACTGATCGTGCTGCCGGGCGGTGGCGCGGCGGCCGGGGACGGCAGCGCGGCGGGCGGGCCGGAGGCGTCCTCGTCGGTATCGACAGACGCCGGTTAG
- a CDS encoding cytidine deaminase has protein sequence MELRDTDRALVQAATAVAKLRCRSERHTGASAARTADGRVFSGVNVRHDSGDTCAELVVIGAAATQGVTELETIVTVADRGREVVEPCDRCGRVLGAYFPSLRVIVGTVEDLRVVPIEGLLG, from the coding sequence ATGGAGCTGCGGGACACCGACCGGGCGTTGGTGCAGGCCGCCACGGCGGTCGCCAAACTGCGGTGTCGCAGCGAGCGCCACACCGGCGCGTCGGCCGCCCGGACCGCCGACGGTCGGGTCTTCTCCGGCGTGAACGTGCGACACGACAGCGGGGACACCTGCGCGGAACTGGTCGTGATCGGCGCCGCCGCCACGCAGGGCGTGACCGAGCTGGAGACGATCGTCACGGTCGCCGACCGGGGACGCGAGGTCGTCGAGCCGTGCGACAGGTGCGGGCGGGTTCTCGGTGCCTACTTCCCGTCGCTGCGGGTGATCGTCGGCACTGTGGAAGATCTGCGGGTGGTCCCGATCGAGGGCCTGCTCGGCTGA